Genomic segment of Wolbachia endosymbiont (group A) of Longitarsus flavicornis:
AACTAATTGGGAATGATACTTCTCTTCTGCACTATAGCCTAAATGAACCCAAAGCCGTAAGTCAGATATAAGAAGATTACATGCAGACATTGCATCCCAACATCACTGAGTTTAAGCTACTTATAACTACTAACACACGCTAGCATTCATCATTCCATCAAGAAAACCCCACAAGAGCTTTGCTCCCTTTTGAGCACCCTGCATAACTTTATCTTGCTCTTTTTCATCTAGATCTTCAATAAGATTTGCACACTCCTCAGAATGCCATTCATCAGCATGCATATGAACCGTAAAAAATTGAAGAGAACGCTCATCACTTATTGAATAGTGTTTTTTTAAACCTTCAATTTTAGACTTAGAAACCTCTGGAGTTTGACGTTCATAAGCATAAAGTGCACCCAAACCGGAAGCAAAGTCTGATCGTACAATATCAAAGTAACCATCAACTAATTCTTGTGTCTCCTTAACCTGTGCATCTTCAAGAAGATCAGACCTTGCTACTCCCAGTCCCTCAGCAAAACGCTTCCATAATTCTGGATGATTTTCATCACCTTGTTCTTCTTCTATTAAATTACCAAGCAAAACCTGTCGCATTTTTAGATCTGGGCACAAAAAATGTATACCACTGATATAACGAGGAAACGCAGCAACGTGGTGATAATATTCTTTAGCGTAGGTTTGTAAAGCTTGCAAGCTTAAGCTTCCTGTATTCCATGATTGGTAGAATGGATGATTTAATAAATGCAGTTCATCTAACTTATTATTCAGAGATTTAGTAAACTTCATTATTTCCTCCATTATATCAACATATAGTTCATATACTATAGTTTTCTCCTTGTTACGATCATGCTAAGATCAACACAATGGTGGGATTGGTAGGACTCGAACCTACGACCAATTCGTTATGAGCGAACTGCTCTAACCGACTGAGCTACAATCCCTTTTATCAATATTTATAATACACACAAAAGCAAATTTGTCTATTAGCTTATTTCACTATCAACCCAACTTAGCAAATCATTTGTTGCACCAATTTTGCGTGCAATTTCCTTACCATCTTGAAATATAATCAAAGTAGGTATAGATTGAACCCCATACTTACTTGGCACTTCAGTTTCTCCATCTATATCGAATTTGCAGATCTTAATCTTGCCCTTTCTATCCTTAGCCAATTGTTCTATACGTGGCATTAGACTTTTACATGGCCCACACCATTCTGCCCAAAAATCTACCAGCACGAACCCTTTATAGTCAGTGACTTCAGATTTGAAATTTTGATCATTTGCCGATGTAATATCATTACTCATAAAATACCTAAATTTTTGTAAAATATAGCGCATCAATTAGCAACTAATCAACTAAATTCTTACCGCAGAGCTTGAAAAATTGCCCTAAAGTGTCTTGCACAAACAAAAAACTTCTCACAAATGGTTATATCTGATGATTAAAGATATCCACGTTTTCCCAACCCATTAAGTCTAACTCAATGCGAGTAGGAAGAAATTCAAAGCACTTTTGGGCCAATTCTTTTCTATTTTCACGTTCCAGCATTAAGTCTAGCTTTTCCTTTATCCTATGGAGATACAAAACATCAGATGCAGCATAACTTTTTTGTTTGTCTGTTAAATTTTCATTTCCCCAATCAGAAGATTGCTGCTGCTTATTTAGTTTGGTATCAAGCAGCTCTAAGCATAACTCTTTTAAGCTATGATTATCTGTGTAAGTGCGAACTAACCGTGAAGCTATTTTTGTGCAATAGCACGGAAGTGCCCAAGTTTCCAAGTAATGACGTATTATGCTTACATCAAATCGCGCGAAGTGAAATATTTTAGTTATATCTTTATCCTCTAATATTTTTCTCAAATTTGGCGCTGTATAATCGTTCTTGAGTTGAACTAAGTGAGCGTTGCCATCATTAAAAGAGAGCTGCACAAGGCATAATCTATCTCTGCTATGAAGTAGCCCCATTGCCTCGGTATCAACAGCTATAGACCTTACATCATCTGGTATTGAACTAGCTGGCAAGTCGTCTTTATATAAAAATATTCCCATAAAGCTTTGTGGAATAATTAAAAACTTATGATAATCAAAAATAAGCCTTAAGTATACGAAAAGATCATAGAAGGAACCACGCAAATTTATGGACTCTCACATTTTTCGTGTACACGGGGGTTTACAAATTGCTGTATATGCCTATAATTAAGTAAATTTAGGTTAATTTAATTGCGGGAGTAGCTCAGTTGGTAGAGCGCAACCTTGCCAAGGTTGAAGTCGAGGGTTCGAACCCCTTCTCCCGCTCTTTACTTTCAAAATCATTTCGTCAAAAATCCCTTGACAAACTCCGCCAGCCCCCTTATCATGGAACTGAAGCTATTGTATTTGCTTTCGCCAATCTGCAGATTAAAAGGTAAGGATTACTTAATGTATCGGCGTCTTATGTTTAATTTTTTGCAGTATATAGATACTGTATGTCTTTACAAAACTTCATCTACATCTAGATTTTTATCTAAATAAGCTGAACGCGCTTATAAAGCGTTACAAGACATCAAAAAATGCCAATACTCGACAGAGATAGTAAAAGACTAGCTAACTCGGGGATTCTTTGTCTTTTTTTCTGCTTGGTAAATTTCTTAAACATTTGCAGCGTAGGTTAGTTGCAATTAAAAGCAGCTGAATTTCGCTTGTCAAGCGTTTAAAACATAAAAAACGCCAATATTTTAAAGCGGATAATAACCACGGGGCTTCTTTTGCCTTTTTTTCGTTTGGTAAATTTCTTAATATTTATAGCTAACATGAAGCTAAGTGCAAACTTTGTTAAACACAACAAATGATGTCATCCCAGTGCTCCTTTTTTTGTCATCCCAGTGCCCAAACACTGGGATCCAGGAAAGTTTGCTTGTGAGCAAGCAAACTATCATAGAAAGTGGTTACAACGTTTTCAATGAGATTGCAGAAAGGCTGGATCCCAGTGTCTGGGCACTGGGATGACACCGTCTTGGATGGAAATCAGTGTCGGAGCACTGGGATGACACCCTGACAATCGTCATCCCGCTACGTGTTAGCGGCTAAGAGATACCGTGACGGTATGACGTAGGACTGCTGTCATGCCAGTGCTTGACACTGGCATCCAGTCTTTATTATGCAGCCACTTGGTTAGAATTAAGTTTTCTGGATCCCAGTGTCTGGGCACTGGGATGACACCTCTGGGCACTGCCGTCATAAAGGAACCAGTGTCAGCTACTTGAATAGACTTCTTTCAAAATTCATGTATGGAGCTCAAAATTGTGAATTGCAGCAATCAAATTAAACCTTAAACCAAAACGTTTTCGTCGGTTTCTATACCTGTCCGAGATGATTTTAAACCTTTTCAATAAGCCAATTACGTTTTCAACAATTGCCCTTTGGCTCATAAGTGCCCTGTTCTCTTTTTTTTGTTCTTTGCTTAACGGATTCTTTTTCATTTTCCTGTGCGGTAATACAACATTTTTGTGTATCTTCTGCATTCCCCTGTAGCCGGCATCAGCTAAGATTTTGGTGTCCGGTAATATTGCTACCTTTGATTCTCTAAACATCCGAAAATCGTGTTTTCTACCATTCGAGAAAGATGTGCATATGACTTTTTTACTCTTCTTCTCTGTTACTATTTGTGTTTTTATAGTATGCCTTTTTTTCTTTCCAGAGTAGAAGGGCTTTTGCTTTTTTTTGGTCTCTCTACTGGCGTTTCAGTTCCGTCTATTACTAAAACTTCATATTCTACATCACTCTTTAATAGCTCTTTTTTTCCTGGTAATGCAAAATCTGGATGTTTTATTAATATGTCTTCTACCTATCTTATTATTTTAAAACTGTTACTTTCACTCATGCCATAGCTTTGCCCAATATGAAAATATGTACGATATTCTCTTATATATTCCAGTGCCATAAGTAGCCTGTCTTCTATGCAAAGTTTACTTTTTCTTCCACTTCTAGCTTTTTTTCTTTTATCCTCCACTTCTAGAATTTCTACCATTCACTCAAATGTTGCTTTTTTTACCCCTGTTAAACGTCGAAACTTTTCTCCTTCTAACTTTTCTATTTCCTTATATTTCATGCTTTCAAATACTTCATCTTACACTCCCTCTAACAATTTTGAAAGAAGTCTAATATTTCCCTCTAACGTTTAATGAATTTCAATAAATTGCCTTTTTAATTCTAGATAAGTATATGCTTTGTTAATATGTTTAGTTCAAAATCCAAAAGTAAGTTTATGCTTTCTATTGGAGAAGAAGGCATAATGTTACTATATTTTAAAAATAACACTTTAAATAAAAGGTATTTTGTTAAGGGCAAAAACGATAAAGCAGTTTCCGACTTAATTTCATGTCTTTCATCAGATAAAAAAGCACCTTTATACCTGGTGCTTAATCATGCAGATCAAAACTACTTGCTACAGTCTATTCCAAGGGTAAATAAGATTAGCGCCTATCTATCAGCAAAAACAAAGATGGAGCATTTTACTCGCAATAACGATATAAGCTCAATTTTTTTGGTTGAGAAGCCAAACGAATTTAATCAAAACTGGTGCTATCTCCTTGTTTCATTAAAAGCAAAGCATTTAGTAGAATATTGGTTGAATGTGTTCATTGAGATAGGCTCTAACTTTAAGGGAATATTAATGTTTCCTATAGAAATAAGTAATATAACAAAAAAGATTCTACATAAAGATCCTAATAATTGGAAAATTACAGTTGCTGCAACTAAAACGGGAGGCTAT
This window contains:
- a CDS encoding CADD family putative folate metabolism protein is translated as MKFTKSLNNKLDELHLLNHPFYQSWNTGSLSLQALQTYAKEYYHHVAAFPRYISGIHFLCPDLKMRQVLLGNLIEEEQGDENHPELWKRFAEGLGVARSDLLEDAQVKETQELVDGYFDIVRSDFASGLGALYAYERQTPEVSKSKIEGLKKHYSISDERSLQFFTVHMHADEWHSEECANLIEDLDEKEQDKVMQGAQKGAKLLWGFLDGMMNASVC
- the trxA gene encoding thioredoxin gives rise to the protein MSNDITSANDQNFKSEVTDYKGFVLVDFWAEWCGPCKSLMPRIEQLAKDRKGKIKICKFDIDGETEVPSKYGVQSIPTLIIFQDGKEIARKIGATNDLLSWVDSEIS
- a CDS encoding ribonuclease D, whose amino-acid sequence is MGIFLYKDDLPASSIPDDVRSIAVDTEAMGLLHSRDRLCLVQLSFNDGNAHLVQLKNDYTAPNLRKILEDKDITKIFHFARFDVSIIRHYLETWALPCYCTKIASRLVRTYTDNHSLKELCLELLDTKLNKQQQSSDWGNENLTDKQKSYAASDVLYLHRIKEKLDLMLERENRKELAQKCFEFLPTRIELDLMGWENVDIFNHQI